The nucleotide sequence GGTACTACCAATAAGAATGTTTAAATTTTCCATAGCTTTTCCAATCGAAACCCCTTTTTGCATCGCAGCATTATTATCTATCTGCAATTCATATTGCGGATAATTGGCAGCAAAAAATGTAAACACACCGGTTAATTCTTTTCGTTTGTTTAAGTTGGCCATAAATTCTTTATTGATTCTATCGAATTCATGGTAATCAGTAGTTGCATTTTGATCTAATAAACGCATTGAGAAACCACCAGAAGATCCAAAGCCCGGAATTGCCGGTGGTTCAAAAAATTCGATTACTGCTCCTAAATTTCGTGTTTTGCCTTCTAATTCCTCCATAATTTCGGTTACGGAGTGTTCCCGATCGCTCCAATTTTTTAGGTTTATTAAGCATGTTCCTGCATTGGAACCACGCCCTTCGGTCATAATTTCATAACCTGCCAAAGAAGAAACCGATTCAATTCCTGGAACTTCTTCGCAAATTTTTTGAAGATTACGTGCCACTTGATTGGTTTGTTCTAAGGTGGATCCAGGTGGGGTTTGAATGATGGCGTAAATGGTTCCTTGATCTTCACTAGGAATAAAACCGCCGGGCAAAAATTGGTTTTGCACATAGATTGCTCCACAAAAAACAAGTAATACTGCCCAAGTGACCGATTTTCGGTTTACAATTCGTTTTAAAATACTCACATATTTACCTGTAAGTTTATCGAAACCTCTGTTAAACGCATCAATAAATCGGGTTATTATTGTTGCTTTTTTAGGTTTTCCATGATGATTTTTTAGCAAAATGGCACATAAAACGGGTGTAAGCGTAAGGGCAATTACTGCTGAAATCACAATAGAACTGGCCATGGTGATAGAGAATTGACGGTAAAAAGTTCCAACCGGTCCTGTCATAAATGAAATGGGTAAAAATACCGAAACCATCACCATGGTTATTGCAATGATTGCTCCGCTGATTTCGCCCATTACTTCTTTCACTGCCTTATATGGCGATAGGTTTTTTTCTTCCATTTTGGCATGTACGGCTTCTACGACCACAATGGCGTCATCTACCACTATACCAATTGCCAATACCAAAGCAAAAAGCGTAACCAAGTTAATAGATAATCCAAAAATCTGAATGAAAAAGAAGGCACCGATTAAAGAAACCGGAACGGCTATAATGGGGATAATGGTAGAGCGCCAATCGCCCAAGAAAATAAATACAACCACTGCTACCAACAAAAATGCATCGCGCAAAGTGTGGATTACTTGCTCTATGGATGCATCTAAAAAGTTTGAAACATCGTAACTAATTTTATAATCAACACCTGGGGGAAAATTTTGTTTCATTTCTTCCAGTTTCACTTTCACTTGTTCAATTACTTCGTTGGCATTGCTGCCATAGTTTTGTTTCAAAACGATAGATGCAGACGGATCGCCATCTAAATTAGAATAAATATCAAAAAACTCACTTCCCAACTCAACGTTGGCAATGTCTTTCAACTTAATACTTTCACCTTCTGAATTGGCACGAATAATAATGTTTTCATACTCTTCGGGTTTGTTGTATTGTCCTTTATACGTTAAAACATATTCCAACGATTGGGCAGCGATACCCGAGCTTTGACCAATTCTACCTGGTCGACCAATGATGCTTTGTTCGCCAATGGCATCCATAACCTCATCAACCGAAATGCGGTACGCACGCATTCGTTCTGGGTTTAGCCACACACGCATGGCATAGCGTCGGCTTCCTAATATTTGTGATTTTGCAATCCCTTTAACGCGGTTTATTTCTGGGATAATGTTTACAGTAGCATAATTGTACAAGAATTTTTCATCCATGCTTTTATTTTTACTGTATAAGTTCACATACATAAGCATACTTGGCTGAATAGGTGTGACCACAACGCCTTCTTTCTGAACCAATTCAGGCAGTAAAGGCATTACTTGATCAATACGTGTTTTTACCAATACTACTGCTTCGTTGGGGTCGGTTCCGGGATCAAAAACCACATTTAAAGTTGCTTCTCCGGCACTGGTTGCATCGGTAGAAATATACCGCATGCCTTGCACCCCATTGATGGCATTTTCTAAAGTGATTAAGGACGATTTTACCAAAACATCGGCACTTGCACCCGGATAAGCAATGAATACGCTAACAGTTGTAGGGGCAATTTGCGGAAACTGTGAGGTGGGTAATTGTTTAATAGCCAATGAACCCACAAATAGAATAATGACCGATATTACTATTGCGAATACAGGTCTATGAATGATTTTTTTAAACATTTTTCGGGAGATTAATTACTCTGCATAAAGTTCTAAACTTGATAAAACTTTTGCTGGTTGAATAAATTTGTACGAAATTTTTTCGTTCTCTTTTACAAGTCGCAGGCCATCGATTAAAATTTTATCGCTTGCTTGCAAACCGCTACCCACGATGTAAATATGTGGAATTTCGGCAGCAATTTTAATTTCGCGTGCTTTTACAATGTTTCCTTTTGTGACAATAAAAACATACTTTTTATCTAGTACTTCAAAAGTGGCCTTTTGCGGAATAAGCAGTGCATTTTTAATAGGTGTACTAATAACTACGTTGCCTGTTTGCCCAAAACGAAGTAGCGCTTTTGGGTTTGGAAAAGTAGCGCGATAAGCAATATTTCCAGTTTCATTGTCGAAATCGGCTTCAATGGTTTCAACAAAACCGTCGTGGTCAAATAGTTCGCCATTTGCCATTTTTAGTTTTACTTGCAGCAAACTATCTTTTGATTTATGCGCCATTTGATCTAAATATTCTGCTTCGGGCACATTAAAATACACCCACATTTTGCTATTGTCTGCCAACTCTGTAAGCAGATCTCCCTCGGTAATTAAACTTCCTAAACGCGCATGAAATCGATCAATAATTCCATCGAATGGTGCTCGTATTTCGGTAAATTGTAAATGGGTTTTCATGGATGCCAATTCGGCTTGGGCTTTATCGTATTTGGCTTTTGCTAGTGCCAATTCGTTTGTAGAAACCACATTGTTGTCATAAAGCTGTTTGGTGTTTTTGTATTCTATTTGGGCATAATTTGCTTCGGCTTTTGCACGATTAGCATCGGCTTCATACAAATTAGGCATAATTTTAAAGAGCAATTGTCCCTTTTTTACAAATTGCCCTTCATCTACAAATATTTTTTGCAAATAACCTTTTTCTTGGGCACGAATTTCAATATGGTTCACAGAACGTATCTGTGCCACATAATCTTTATAAATAATAGTGTCTTTGACAAGCGGACTGGTTACCGAAAAAGTAGTTTTCTCGTGAGCTTCTTCTTTATGAGACTGGCAACCAACAGTTAAAAAAGCCAATGAAAAGCTTAAAAAAACAAACGCTTTTTTTATCATGATGAATAATATTAATGATTTTTAATTTTGAAGTGATTTAAACTTTTATTTTATTAAATTTTCTTAGAGCAATTACGATGAATGCTAAATAATTAAAGCCTAGCCAACTTGTAACTGTTGTGTCGAATCTATTTAATATGGATCTAAAACTATCCATCCAAGCATTTGTTCTTTCTATTTTATATCTCTCATTATAAAGTTCTTGGTCAAAATATTCATCTCTATCTGTATCGCCATTTCTTTTATTGAAACAAATATTTGCATGTATTTCTTTTTTCTCACAACACAACCTAAATTCTTTAGAATCAAAGCCCGCATCAGCATTTAAAAAAAGTCCTTCAACTGGAATTTTTGCTTGCTCTAAAGTTCCCGTTATCACTTCAAACTGAACTTCTATGTTAAAAAGATCGTTATGGTTACCAGCTACAGGTTCTGAAATGGCTAATGGAATTCCTTGTTTATCACTTAAATACAATGAGTTAGTGGTTTTACGTTTCTTTCTACCTTGATATTCTACTTCTTCACCACCCCTAATTGCAGAGGTATGACTACCATCAAAATCTACATTCGAAAGGTCTAATTTTGATTTGTTTTTTTCTAAAATGCTTGTCCAGATTTTTTTTAAAATATCTGCCTTACACCATTTTCGATAATGATAATAAACCGATTCCCAACTTAATACATTTTCTTCAAATAATGCCTTAACTGGAAGTTGATGCCATTGAACTCCTGTTTTAAGTTTGTAAAGTACAGCATTTACTATTTCTTCCAAAGGAACTGTTGCCTGAAAACCTCGTTTTGCTAATGGCAAATAAGGTACTATTTCTTTTTTTATTATATCTTTGTTCAGTACACTGTACATAAGGGTTGATTTTGAAATGAATATGTTTTGCAACACAAATTTCGTCAACCCTTTATTATTTACAAAATAAGTTTAAATCACTTCTTTTAAAAGATATAGAAAACAAGCAGCAATGTGTGCTCATTCAGCACATGCCGTGTTTATAAATGCAATCTAAAAAAATTAAAAATCACAGTCTTATCACCAAAAGGCTTATAAAAACCTGATTTTTTAGGTAGGAATAAAATGTAGAAAGCTGACCAACAATTTGGACGCTTTTTTTACTGTGGTAAGAAGTAGGTATATGAACTAAAAAGTATAAAAAGAAAGCTTTTAAAAGCACTTTTACTTTTTGAATTTTTGATTCGTTTTGAAGTTCAAATTCTGTTTCGGAAAAATCTGCTTTGTAATGGTTTACATATATGTGTTTTATTTTTCCTAAATGAACCTGTTTATGAGCTTTTTTGTCGAAATGATTTGCAACCTTTTTTTGAGAAGTTAGTGTGTGGGCGGTATTTTGATACTTTAAAAAACCACTTTCGCTACCATTTTGCAGAATATGCATCTGGTTTGCATAATTGCTCATACTCGCAAAAAGCAAAGCAATCAACAAAAAGTAATATTTTAAAAAGGATGATTTCATTTCGGGTGTAAAATTATTTAAAACACTTAAAACTTTTGATTGGTTGCTGCTAAATAAAAGTTAAAAAAACAACACCATATTACACACTTTTAAGCGGTTTTTTACGACTCTTTTTTATTTAATATTTCTTTTATTTAACCAACTAGTATATTTTTCTCGATTTTTGGCATGTTCGTCGATGGTTGATGCAAATTCGTGATACCCAATCCGTTCAACACTGGCACAAAAATATATATAATTGTGTTTCTCTGCATTTAACACCGCATCAATTGAACTTTCGTCGGGCATAGCGATTAATCCGTTGGGTATTCCTTTGAATTTATATGTGTTAAATGGATGGTTTAATGTTAAATCTTTTAAATAAACACGCTTTATAACTTGTTCAAAATCATTCGATAATGCTTTTTTAGCATAAACCACCGTTGGATCTGCCTGTAGCAGCATATCTTGGTTCAATCGGTTTAAATATGCACCTGCAACTCGTGGACGCTCATCTACTTTTGCCGTTTCTTTTTGAACAATTGCAGCTAAAGAAGCCACTTGAACAGGCGTTAAACCTAATGCTTTTGCCTTTGCTTTTCGTTCATCGTTCCAAAAACGGATGTATTCTTTTTGCAGAATATTTCTGATTTTTAATGGAGTGGTATTCCAATAAACTTCATAGGTGTTGGGCATGCACATGGCTAAAACATTGTCTTTATTCATACCCATTTCCTCCAAAAAAGCAGGTTCCGTAAAAGTTTGGTATAAATCTGCAATATCGGGTTCCACTTGCGACGAAATACGTTGCAATAACTTTTCAAGGGTTTCTTGGTTATTAAATGTAAGTTTTACAGGCACGTTTCTGCGCAGTGCTTTAACAATTCGGTAGTTATTGTAACCATTTTCAATAAGGTATCTTCCAGGTTCTACTGTTGCCGATTCACCCAATTTTGAAAAAAGACCTTCTAAAGAAGTGTAGTTTTTTACATATTTTTTTAACGAGTCTTGCACTTGGCTGTAAGTGGCATTGGTAGGTATATGAATGTAAATACTTTTATCTGCAAAATTGGTATTGGGCGTAAAAGCTTTTCTGTATAGACTGTAACCAAAAATCAAGGCAGCAAAAACGCCAAGTACAGCTACATAGCTAACTAATTTATTAATTTTCATTTAAAGGATTTATTAATTGGTACAGCAGTTCATCAACATATACAGCTCCGATTTTGTTCCACTGTTTTTTAACGCCTACTTTTTCGAAACCAAATTTAGAAAAAAGCTTGATACTTGCATGGTTTGTTGCAGCAACATTAACATATATTTGATGAACATTTAAGATATGAAACGCATATCCCAACAAAAGTTCTACCGATTCGCTGCCAAAACCTTTGTTTCGTTCTTCACTGCTTTTCACAACAATTCCCAAACCAACTCTACTGTTTTTAGGATCAAAATCATATAAATCTATTAACCCAATTAAATGATTAGAGCCATTTTCGGCAATGGCCAAGCGCAGTTGTTTTACTTCGTAAATATCCTGATGACTGTTTTCCAAATAATTTTTAAGCAACCATTTAGAATAAGGAGCTTGGGTATGGCTTACTTCCCACAACAATTCATCGTTTTCAATTTCGTATAAAAATGATAAATCTTCGGGTTCTAAGGCACGTAAATGAACTTTATTTCCTCTTAAAAACATTTTAGGGTATTAAAATTGTTCCTTTAAAAACTTGTTGAGCAGCTCCCGTTAACATAACGTTGTAGTATTTTTCGTCGTTTTGATCGAAAGACACTTGCACTTCTCCACCTTCAACCTGAATAGTGATTTTGTTTACAGCTGTTTTTCCTAAACTGTTCATTGCAAGTGCCACAGCCGTTGCTCCGGTACCGCAAGATAAGGTTTCGTCTTCCACGCCACGCTCATACGTTCGTATTTTAAAAGAATCGTTTGATAATTGTTCAACGAAGTTTACATTCGTTCCGCCCGGTTTGTATTGGTCGCTGTAACGAATGTTTTTCCCGTTTTCAAAAACATTAAAATTTTTCACATCATTTACTAGTTCCACATGATGCGGAGAGCCGGTAAACAAAAAAGTGTAATTACTATCTTTTTTAATGGTATCTTTTAAAACATCAATCATTTGCAAAGCCACAACACCTTCCTTGTTAATAGTTGCATGGTGCAAACCATCTATCGCATTGAATGTAGTATCTTTTGAAAAAATTCCTAAAAAATGCGCAAACGAAACAATACAACGTCCGCCGTTGCCACACATAGTGCTTTCGTTTCCATCGGCATTGTAATAAACCATTTTAAAATCGGCAGTAGCATCATTTTCCAATAAAATTAATCCATCACCGCCAATTCCAAATCTTCTGTCGCACAAAAAAGCGATTGTTGCTGCATCATTTTTTTGAAAGAAAAGGCTGCGGTTATCAACCATAATAAAGTCGTTGCCGGTGCCTTGGTATTTATAAAATGTTAATTGCTTCATTGTGCAAAGATATAAAATATTAAAGCTTCGTTAAGTAGTGTTAACAAGCGTTAAACTATTTTTTAATGATTTAGTACTATTGTAATTTTACTGTTAAATAAATAAACATTAAATAATTATATGAAAAATATAGGAACTATTTTAGCAACATCGTTGTTAAGTGGTGTTGTAACATTGGGGTCGTACAAATTGTTTTTTGAAGATACCAATTATTTTGAAAACGCAAAAGAAATTACCACAAGTGCACCTTTTCGAAATGTGAACAATTCGGTTTTTGAAGCGCCTAATTTTAAGTTGGCCGCAGAAAAAACCATTCATTCGGTGGTACACGTTAAAAATGTATCATTTAGAAATGCACCGCGAAACCCGATTATGGAATATTTCTACGGATACCAAGGTGGTGGACAAACCTACGCGCAAGTGGGTACGGGTTCTGGCGTGATTATTTCGGAAGACGGATATATCATTACGAATAATCACGTAATTCAAGGTGCAAGTGAATTGGAAATTACGCTAAACGACAACCGTACTTTTAAAGCAAAATTGATAGGAACCGATTCTAAAATGGATATTGCCCTTTTAAAAATCAATACGTCTGAGAAACTACCGTTTACAACTTTCGCCGATTCTGATGCCATTAGTGTGGGCGATTGGGTGCTAGCAGTGGGAAATCCGTACAATTTAACTTCTACTGTTACAGCTGGAATTGTTTCAGCCAAAGCCCGCAATTTATCAGAAAACGGTATTCAATCATTCATTCAAACCGATGCGGCTGTGAATCCGGGAAATTCAGGCGGTGCATTGGTTAACAGCAACGGCGATTTAATTGGTATCAACACCATGATTTCGTCTGCAACAGGCTCGTATGTGGGCTATTCTTTTGCTATTCCCTCTAATTTAGCTCGAAAAATAGTGAACGATTTAATGGAATACGGAAAAGTGCAACAAGGTATTTTGGGGGTGCAAGGTTATGAAGTGAACAGTCAAATTGCAGCAGAAAACAAGCTCACCTTTAAACAAGGATTTTATGTGGAGAACGTAACAAAAAATTCAGGAGCCGAAGCTGCAGGTATCAAAAAAGGCGATATTATTTATAAAATAGACGGCAAAGGAATCAATTCTTTTCTAGATTTAAACAGCATCATTGCCACCAAACGCCCGAACGACGAAGTAAAAGTTTCTTTAAAACGAAACAATCAAGACAAAGAATTAGTGGTTAAATTAAGTAAAAAAGAAATTGCCCAAATCCAATTTAACGGATTCGAAATTGAAAATTTGTCGCCAAAAGAACAAAAAGCGTTGGGAATTAATTACGGTGTTAAAATCAACGGTATATCCAACGAGCGTTTTAAAGCCTATGAAAGTGAATTGAAAAATGCGATTATTTTGGCAGTGAATGGTTCAAAAATCAAAAATACCGAACATGCCAACGAAATTCTTTCAAAACTAAATCAGGAACAACTCCGCATGGATTTAATCACTCCAAGAGGCGAACGATTGCGATTGATTTTGTAATGTGTTGATAAAAAGTAGCTTATAAAAAAGCTACTTTTTTAATTATATGTGCTTGTATATCATAAAAATTAATATTTTTGTACAACTTTTTAAAATACAACACAATTTACACCCCAAATGGAAAATAATTTATACGAAAAAGAATTGGCTTTCCAAGCAGACAGAAGAAAAGCTTGCGTAGAGTTTATTAAAATCGTTAATGATTTATGGTATGACAAATCAATTGAATTGGTTTTGTTCAGAAATCAATTGATTGACCGTAGCGTGAGCGACATTATTAATTTACACGAATATGCTGCAAAATTTGTTGAAAAACCTATTAATATTTTTGACACTGTTGAAATTGCTCGTGCCATTCAAACCGCAGACTTACCAGCAGCGCGCATTGATATTGGTAAATTAACGTATGAATTCCATCTAGAAGACAACAAATACAACGATTCTTTGTCTTTTGTTGTGGACAAGTTAAAAGGTGCAAAAGAAGGAAATACAATTGAGCCAAAAGACGTTGTTTTATACGGATTTGGTCGTATTGGTCGTTTATTAGCACGCGAATTAATGGCTAAAATTGGTAAAGGTCAACAATTACGCTTAAAAGCAATCGTAACACGCGATAAAAACGATGAAGCTTCATTGGAAAAGCGTGCATCTTTACTTCGATTAGACTCTATCCACGGAGATTTTGAAGGGTCAGTAGGAATTGATGTTGAAAACGAATCGTTGATTATCAATGGTTCACCAGTTCGCATGATTTCTGCCGCTCAACCAGAAGATATCGATTACACACAATACGGTATCAACGATGCATTGGTTATTGATAACACAGGTGTTTTTAAAGACGAAGCCGCTTTATCACGCCACTTACAATCAAAAGGTGCAACACAAGTTTTACTTACAGCGCCAGGAAAAGGTGTTCCAAATGTTGTTTATGGTGTAAACCATGAAAATTACAACATCGACGAAACTCCGATTTGGTCTGCTGCATCTTGTACAACAAACGCCATTACGCCTGTTTTGGCTGTTATTGAAGAAGAATTAGGAGTGGTGAAAGGACATTTAGAAACCATTCACGCTTATACAAACGACCAAAATTTGGTGGATAACATGCACAAAAAATACCGTCGTGGAAGAGCAGCTGCCTTAAACATGGTAATTACCGAAACAGGTGCTGGTTCTGCAGTTGCAAAAGCATTGCCAAGTTTAGCGGGTAAATTAACCTCTAATGCCATTCGTGTACCTGTTCCAAATGGTTCATTAGTAGTTTTAAATTTAGAAGTTGGCAAAGAAACTTCGGTAGCAGATTTAAACAAAATAATGAAACAATATGCTTTAGAAGGCGAATTGGTAGAGCAAATTAAATATTCATTAAACAACGAATTGGTTTCATCAGACATCGTTGGAACATCAGCACCAGCAATTTATGATTCTAACGCAACAATTGTTTCTGCCGATGGTAAAAACATTGTACTATACATTTGGTACGACAACGAATATGGCTACAGCCACCAAGTGATTCGTTTAGCAAAACACATTGCTAAAGTACGCAGATACGTTTACTATTAGTAGATATATAATCTTAATATTTAAAAGCTGGTTTTTTGAAAACCAGCTTTTTTTAGTTTATATTCGTAGTAAACAAAAAACATTATGGCACGTACACCATCAAAAATGTTAGCCTTAGGCACAACAGCAGCCGATTTTTTTCTGCCCGATACAAATAGCAACGAATGGAAATCGTTTAATGACATAAAAGGAAACCACGGAACAGTTGTTATGTTTATCTGCAACCACTGCCCTTTTGTGTTGCATGTAATAGAAGAAATTGTTCGTGTGGCAAATGATTACCGCGTACAAGGAATTGGATTTGTAGCCATCTCCAGCAACGACGCTATTGCATATCCTGATGATGCCCCTGAAAAAATGAGTGAGTTTGCTTTTCACCATAAATTCGGTTTTCCTTATTTATATGATGAAACGCAAGAAGTAGCAAAAAAATACGATGCTGCATGCACTCCCGATTTGTATTTGTTCGATGCACAAAACAAATTAATCTATCGCGGTCAATTAGACGATTCACGCCCAAAAAACGGAATTCCTACCAATGGAAATGACCTTCGCAACGCCATTGATTCAATCTTGTACAACCGAAGTGTTAATCCTTTGCAAAAACCAAGTGTTGGGTGTAATATTAAATGGAAAAATACTCTTTAAAATCAAAATGTTTATTACCTTTGCGAACACTATTTTTCTTTTTTCATTTTAGAAAATGAACAGGTTTTCTAGAATAAAATAAAGACCTCGAATTTGAAAGAGAAGCTTGATGGTTATTTTATAAAAAAATTAAGAACAATAGGTATTAAAATCAATTATTAAACAACAACAATTTTTGCATTTAAAAATGTATGTTACATCAAAAATTTTTTAATCGTTTTGTAATTAGGCAAGTTATTTGGGCATTTGTTATTACCTATTTAATTGTGACATTGTACCTCGTAATCTTTAGAAGTTGGAGTATAATATCACTCATATTGCCTGCAGTTTTGTTTTATTTAGCGTTTAAAGATGCTTTTCAAACGAAGCATACCATTCGCAAAAACTATCCAATTATTGGGCGTTTAAGATACATTTTAGAAGAAATTCGCCCGGAATTGCGTCAATATTTTTGGGAAGGTGAGCTAGATGGTAAACCTTTTAACCGCCGTGAGCGTTCTATTGTTTACCAACGTGCTAAAAACGCCAAGCAAACCGTATCTTTTGGTATGCAAGATGACCCAAACCGCATTGGTTATGAATGGGCTTCGCATTCTGTTTATCCAAAAAACATCTCTGATTTTAACTTTAGAACTTTAATTGGAAATGATCAATGTGCCAAACCTTACAGTGCAAGTATTTATAATATTAGCGCAATGAGTTATGGCGCATTAAGTAAAAAAGCGATTATTTCGTTAAACAAAGGTGCTAAATTAGGAGGATTTGCGCACAACACCGGAGAAGGTGGTATTTCACCATATCACAGATCAGGAGGTGATTTAATTTGGCAAATTGGAACCGGATATTTTGGCTGTAGAGATGAAAATGGTTTTTTTAATGATGCCTTATTTGCCGAAAGAGCGCAATATGACGACGTTAAAATGATCGAATTAAAGCTTTCTCAAGGAGCGAAACCCGGTCATGGTGGATTATTACCTGCTGAGAAAAACA is from Paenimyroides aestuarii and encodes:
- a CDS encoding thioredoxin family protein — translated: MARTPSKMLALGTTAADFFLPDTNSNEWKSFNDIKGNHGTVVMFICNHCPFVLHVIEEIVRVANDYRVQGIGFVAISSNDAIAYPDDAPEKMSEFAFHHKFGFPYLYDETQEVAKKYDAACTPDLYLFDAQNKLIYRGQLDDSRPKNGIPTNGNDLRNAIDSILYNRSVNPLQKPSVGCNIKWKNTL
- a CDS encoding FMN-binding glutamate synthase family protein encodes the protein MLHQKFFNRFVIRQVIWAFVITYLIVTLYLVIFRSWSIISLILPAVLFYLAFKDAFQTKHTIRKNYPIIGRLRYILEEIRPELRQYFWEGELDGKPFNRRERSIVYQRAKNAKQTVSFGMQDDPNRIGYEWASHSVYPKNISDFNFRTLIGNDQCAKPYSASIYNISAMSYGALSKKAIISLNKGAKLGGFAHNTGEGGISPYHRSGGDLIWQIGTGYFGCRDENGFFNDALFAERAQYDDVKMIELKLSQGAKPGHGGLLPAEKNTLEVSKIRNVKPFTTVHSPSSHSAFSNAIELAYFIGKMRNLSGGKPVGFKICIGRKDEFTDIIKAFSETGIYPDFITIDGAEGGTGAAPLEFIDYMGMALSDALVFANKILKQYNLRDQIKIIAAGKIISAFDLAKNMSLGADACYSARGMMFALGCIQALQCDSGHCPVGIATQDPLLYEGMDITDKSVRVATFHKNTMKAFGEFIGACGFSKPNEISPEVFHKRIEHGRNITFAEMYFKDKETVIN